In a single window of the Gossypium hirsutum isolate 1008001.06 chromosome D02, Gossypium_hirsutum_v2.1, whole genome shotgun sequence genome:
- the LOC107908153 gene encoding auxin-responsive protein SAUR67 produces MISARKLIKLARKWQKMAAIKRKRITFSTTASMVEKGHFVVYSADEKRFMLPLEYLKNEMVMELFTLAEEEFGIPSNGHLIFPFDSTFMEYTIGLIKRKASKEVEKALIMSIVNDRCSSSSLNLYQQETREQLPIRSF; encoded by the coding sequence ATGATCAGTGCAAGGAAGCTTATTAAACTGGCAAGGAAATGGCAGAAAATGGCAGCAATTAAGAGAAAAAGAATCACATTCTCTACCACAGCATCAATGGTGGAGAAGGGTCACTTTGTGGTATATAGCGCTGATGAGAAGCGCTTTATGCTTCCATTGGAATATCTGAAGAACGAAATGGTGATGGAGTTGTTCACCTTGGCAGAAGAAGAGTTTGGAATTCCAAGCAATGGACACCTGATTTTTCCCTTTGATTCAACCTTCATGGAATATACTATTGGATTGATCAAAAGGAAAGCAAGTAAAGAAGTGGAGAAAGCATTGATTATGTCTATAGTTAATGACCGTTGCTCATCATCATCATTGAATCTCTATCAGCAAGAAACAAGGGAACAGCTACCAATAAGGAGTTTCTAA
- the LOC107908630 gene encoding auxin-responsive protein SAUR62 translates to MVSAKKLIQLARKWQRMAAIKRKRITLPTATLDTDTNCSSTSTVAEKGHFVVYSVDQKRFVLPLEYLKNEIVMELFNLAEEEFGVPGNGLLMLPCDATFMEYVIALIKKKPSKEVEKALILSVASSRCSSSNLSQHETSQQLPIWSF, encoded by the coding sequence ATGGTCAGTGCTAAGAAGCTTATCCAGTTAGCAAGAAAATGGCAAAGAATGGCTGCAATCAAGAGAAAAAGGATCACATTACCTACAGCCACCTTGGATACTGACACAAACTGTAGCAGCACATCCACAGTGGCTGAGAAGGGCCACTTTGTTGTATACAGTGTGGATCAGAAGCGCTTTGTGCTTCCTTTGGAATATCTCAAGAATGAAATAGTCATGGAACTATTCAACTTGGCAGAAGAAGAGTTTGGTGTACCAGGCAATGGACTTCTCATGTTGCCATGTGATGCAACCTTTATGGAATATGTAATAGCTTTGATAAAAAAGAAACCAAGTAAAGAGGTGGAGAAAGCATTGATCCTGTCGGTAGCGAGTAGTCGTTGCTCGTCATCAAATCTTTCTCAGCATGAAACGAGCCAACAGTTGCC